A region of candidate division KSB1 bacterium DNA encodes the following proteins:
- a CDS encoding ABC transporter permease codes for MFKNYLKIALRNLLRHRGYTFINIVSLAIGMACCLLILFYIRNELSYDRDHENADRIFRMGRISQSGDNVRKGARSTVPMGPALKADFPEITEVIRFWRAFNPVLSYQEKHFREDHKLYFTDPAVFDVFSFPLINGNPHTALESPNTIVISEAMAEKYFGVEQPMGKVINFRGYPAGELDLVVTGVMRDLPRNTHFEFEFLASLVGVETERTNWGSSKPIWTYVFLPQNYPPEKLESKLPGFADRYLKLENTTEELHLEPLESLHLFSNYPGSFKAPGNLAYIYLFSAIGFFILLIACVNFMNLATARSLARAKEVAVRKVLGAYRIQLIKQFVGEALFLSCLALALAIMLIEVLLPVFNTTFNLDLVIDYFQDWFVLLCLAATVPVVGLLAGCYPALFLSRLQPIAALKGRFVSTTSGNRLRKGLIVFQFVVSIVLISGTLMIYNQLDYVQNKNLGFGKEQVVVVPYGKNDDVLIAAMLRHPNIMNVSISQRVPVNLKNSDGRIVVPQGFVQPFRVQSYITDEYFLDTYKIELATGSNLSSSPGIANQEFMINETAAKEFGWTPEQALGKRLLWSGDKNGRVVGVIKDFHMASLHERIRPLVLHTIPGDFSWQTFISIRIGLEDLQNTLRFIEKTWKKFTPNDAYEYFFIDESLDLLHRDDQRFGKIFSYFAILAILIACMGLFGLASFTAEQRTKEIGIRKVLGASISNVVLLLSKEFTKLVGVAFLLAVPIAFLVMERWLDNFAYRISADFNLFLLAGILALIIALLTVSYQSIRAALTNPVKALRYE; via the coding sequence ATGTTTAAAAACTACCTAAAAATCGCTTTAAGAAATCTTTTACGACATAGAGGGTACACATTCATCAATATCGTTAGTCTGGCAATAGGTATGGCTTGCTGTCTGCTTATTCTATTCTATATTCGCAATGAGTTAAGTTATGACCGCGACCATGAAAATGCAGACAGGATCTTTCGTATGGGTCGAATTTCACAGAGTGGTGACAATGTGAGAAAAGGCGCTCGCTCAACAGTACCGATGGGACCTGCTCTAAAAGCGGATTTTCCTGAAATCACAGAGGTTATTCGGTTCTGGCGGGCATTCAATCCCGTTCTCAGTTACCAAGAAAAGCATTTCCGAGAAGATCATAAACTATATTTTACTGATCCTGCCGTTTTTGATGTCTTCTCATTTCCATTGATAAACGGGAATCCACATACTGCGCTTGAGTCGCCAAACACCATCGTAATCTCAGAAGCCATGGCTGAAAAATATTTCGGGGTCGAACAGCCGATGGGCAAAGTGATCAACTTTAGAGGCTACCCGGCCGGGGAACTCGATCTTGTGGTTACTGGTGTGATGCGCGATCTGCCACGTAATACCCACTTCGAATTCGAATTCCTTGCCTCATTAGTTGGTGTTGAAACTGAACGAACAAACTGGGGTTCATCCAAGCCCATATGGACATATGTGTTTCTTCCTCAGAATTATCCTCCTGAAAAGCTGGAGAGCAAGCTACCTGGCTTTGCTGATCGGTATCTTAAGTTAGAAAATACGACGGAGGAGTTGCACCTGGAACCGCTGGAGTCATTACACTTATTCTCAAACTATCCCGGTAGCTTCAAGGCTCCGGGCAATTTGGCGTATATCTATCTGTTTTCTGCTATTGGTTTTTTTATTCTACTCATAGCCTGCGTTAACTTTATGAACTTAGCGACGGCGCGGTCTCTTGCAAGAGCTAAAGAAGTCGCGGTGAGAAAGGTTTTGGGAGCATATCGAATACAACTGATCAAACAATTTGTCGGTGAAGCATTATTTCTGAGCTGCCTTGCTCTGGCCCTGGCCATTATGTTGATTGAAGTTCTGCTTCCGGTATTTAACACCACTTTCAACCTGGATCTCGTCATCGACTATTTCCAGGATTGGTTCGTCCTTTTATGTCTGGCAGCCACAGTGCCAGTAGTTGGATTGCTGGCGGGGTGTTATCCGGCTCTCTTTCTGTCTCGCCTTCAGCCGATTGCCGCGTTAAAGGGTCGGTTTGTTTCAACTACTTCCGGAAACCGGCTCAGAAAAGGTTTAATCGTTTTCCAGTTTGTTGTCTCTATCGTGCTAATAAGCGGGACTTTAATGATTTACAATCAGCTTGACTATGTCCAGAACAAAAATCTCGGTTTTGGAAAGGAACAAGTTGTTGTCGTGCCATATGGCAAAAATGATGACGTACTCATCGCCGCAATGCTTCGACACCCAAATATTATGAATGTCTCGATTTCCCAGCGCGTGCCCGTAAACCTGAAAAACAGCGATGGTCGCATTGTTGTCCCGCAAGGGTTTGTACAGCCTTTTCGTGTACAAAGCTACATTACGGATGAATATTTCCTCGATACATATAAGATTGAGCTAGCTACCGGAAGTAATCTCTCGTCTTCACCTGGTATAGCGAATCAGGAATTTATGATTAACGAAACGGCTGCAAAAGAATTTGGTTGGACACCTGAACAAGCGCTTGGCAAGAGATTACTATGGAGTGGAGATAAGAATGGTAGGGTGGTAGGAGTCATAAAGGACTTTCACATGGCATCTCTACATGAAAGGATCAGACCGTTGGTACTTCATACAATCCCCGGTGATTTCTCATGGCAAACCTTTATTTCCATCAGGATTGGACTTGAAGATCTGCAGAACACATTAAGATTCATAGAAAAGACGTGGAAAAAGTTTACACCTAACGATGCCTACGAATACTTCTTCATCGATGAAAGCCTGGATCTTTTACACCGGGACGATCAGCGTTTTGGCAAAATATTCAGCTATTTTGCCATACTTGCGATCCTGATCGCATGTATGGGTCTATTTGGTTTGGCTTCATTCACTGCAGAACAGCGCACAAAGGAAATTGGAATTCGCAAGGTGCTTGGTGCATCTATTAGCAATGTTGTGCTCTTGCTCTCCAAGGAATTCACCAAGCTAGTGGGCGTTGCCTTTCTGTTGGCTGTACCTATTGCATTTTTAGTAATGGAACGCTGGCTTGATAATTTTGCCTATCGGATCAGTGCGGATTTCAACCTCTTCCTTCTCGCTGGCATTTTAGCTCTTATCATTGCCTTGCTGACTGTAAGCTACCAGTCGATCAGAGCTGCATTAACAAATCCGGTGAAGGCATTGCGGTATGAATAA